Genomic window (Acidobacteriota bacterium):
GCAGGCCCGCCTTACGGCAGGTGTGGCGCAGAAACTCCTCGCGGTCCCAGCCGTACTCGGTGGCCACCTGGGGCAGCAGCAGCCCGCGGCGGAAGCCGGTGGAGATCAGCAGGCCGTCGCGGCCCACGACGATCTCCGCCAGGTCGGCCACGTCGCGCATGGGCGAGAGCACCGAGATCTCGATGGTGATCGCCGCCAGTTCGTCGGGCGCCACGGGCGGGAAGCGCGGGTCGTGGCTCGCCGCCGAGACGGTGCAGTCAACGATGGTTTCCCACAGCGGCTTGATGGCCTCGACGTAGCCGATACAGCCGCGCAACTCCCCGCCCCGTTTCAGGGTGACGAAGGCGCCGCAGGGGAGTTCCAGCTCGGGGTGCGCCGGCCGGTAGGCGTCGCTCGCCTGTTGCCGCCGCACGTGGGCGTGCAAAGTCTTGCGCGCGAGGAACAGGCACTCCGTCCGGATGTCATTCGACAGAGGGTTCACTGCGGGCCTCCCGGATCACCCGGTTCTGCCGCCGCTGGAACAGCTTGCGCTTCAGGCGGATCCGCTTTTTGCGATGCGCGTCGATCTTGCGCCAGAACACGAAGAAATAATGCACCATGCTGCTGACCGCGATCACCAGCACCAGCCAGAGCGAGATCTTCCCCAGCAGCAGCCAGATCCCGCCGAACCGCGCCCCGGCCAGGATGAGGCAGACCGCCACCACCTGGAAGACCATCTTGGTCTTTCCCAGCGCCGACGCCCGGATGATCAGCCCTTCCGACGAGGCCAGGTTCCGCAACCCGGTGACGGCGAACTCGCGGCCGATGATGATCACCACCATCCAGGCCGGCACCAGATGAAGCTGGACCAGAATGATGAAGGCCGAGGTGACCAACAGCTTGTCGGCCAGGGGGTCCATCAGGATGCCCATGGTGGTGACCTGGCGCCGCCGGCGGGCGATGTAGCCGTCCAGGACGTCGGTCACCGACGCCGCGAGGAACAGCCCGATCCCCCAGATCTCCTTGTTGGGAAACTCGGTGAGGAGCACCGTCACCAGGAAGGGGATCGAGAAAATCCGCAGCAGCGTGAGATAATTGGCCAGATTCATCGCGCTCCACACGCCGGCCCGGTTCGCTGACGGCCCGGCGCCGACGGCTTGTTTCCACCATATCACACCGGCCGGGGCCCAGGCAAGCCGGCGCGCCCCATCCCGCGGCGCGGGCAGCGGACGGTCGGCGGAAGGGCCGGTCGACCGCCGCGGCCCGTTCGCCGCGCCGACCGGCGGGCGCGCGACGCGAAAAAAAACCCGGCAACCGCTTGCCGGGTCTCTCATCATGATGGCGGATATTGCGTTCCGCCGATCCCCACCTCACTCACCCATCAAACCGGAATATCCGCAACCGTCGGGCGGCCGTCCGCTGTGGGGACCGTCCCGGCGGCCGGTTCACTTACTCGGTGATGACGATCTGGGCGGCCGCGCCGCAGGCGTCGTCCGCGCCGTCCAGGTGCGCGGTGATCCGCCACTTGCCGTACAGCCCATTGCTGGTGATCAGGGTGCCGCCCACCGGGAAGGGAACGTCCACCCGGTAGAACCGCTGGTTCAGGTACGAGACCTCCTGGGGGATCACCACCTTCTTGGCCCGCGGGTAGCCGGGGAGGGTACGGGTCTGCAGGCCCTGCGCCTTGGCCGTGCCCGGCGAGGCCACCGGCACCGCCAGCTCCTGGTACAGGCTGCCGTTGGGCGTGTACACGCGGAGCGCCAGCCGGTGCTCGCCCGTGAACGTGGTCGGCAGCAACACCGACAGGGTCAGGTCCACCGTCCGACTGGCCGAGAACTTGCTGGCGTAAGCATTGGTGTTTTCCTCGGGCGAGCTGGCCAGCACGTAGGCGCACGGCTTGGCCGTGACCTTGTCGACTTCAACCGCGGCGCCGGAGGCGGGCAGGGCCAGGGCGCCGATGATCAGCAGGGTGGTTACGATGTTGCGCATGATCGCCTCCTTAGGGCAGCGGCACGCTCACGGCGTACATCACGCCGGTGTCGGTGCCCACGTACACCATTCGGTTCACGTAGTCGTAGGCCGGGCTCCCCACCACCGGCACCGGCGAGGCGCCGGGCGCCAGTTCCACCGAGGCGTGGGCGCCGGTGGTGATGTTGATCTGGTAGAGCCGCCCGTCGCTTGCGCCCACGTAGATGTAGGACGTGCCGAACAGGAACAGCGGCGTGGACGGCGACGGGATGTCGGTCACCGCCCAGCGCACCGTGTAGTTGGCGCCGCCGTCGTCGGTGATGCAGTAGACGTTGTTGCTGGTGCTGAAGAACAGCCGGTGGGGGGTGGCGGTGTAGGTGGGGAACAGGTACGCCTTCACCGGCGTACCCGTGCCCGTGTTGTAGCTCCACTGGGTGGACCCGTCGGCGGCGTCCAGGCAGTACACCACGCCGGCGTTGGTGCCCACGAACACCCGGCCGTTCCAGACCACGGGCACGCCGTCGATGTCGCCCAAGGGCTGAGACCAGACTTTGGCGAACGCCGAGCCGTTGAACGACAGGCACCAGACGGTGTGGCTGGAGCCGCCGCCCTTGGCCCGGCTGGCGAAGTAGACCCGGTTGGTGTCGTAGTCCACCAGGACGCCGCCGCTGATGATGCCCATGGCGTTTGAGCCGCCGCCGTTGTTGAAGCTGAAGAGCGTGGCCCCGGTGGCCGGGTTCAGCGCGTAGACCTTGTTTTCGCTCGTGGCGTTGCGCGTGGCGGCGAACACCAGGTCGTAGGCGCCGCCGTACGCGGTGAACATCGCCGACGGCGCCGCCTGGACCACCTCGCCCAGCGAGGCGCTCGTCCAGAGCGGCGCGCCGGTCTCGGCGTCAGCGGCGTAGACATAGCCGTCCTGGGAGCCCACGAAGGCCACCTCGTCGGCACCGGAGACCAGCGCCGTGGGCACCACCGCCGGCCGGTCCTGGGCCGGACCGTTCATGGCCATGGGCTCCCACGTGTAGCCGCCCGCGCGCGGCCAGTCGCCGCCGGCAGCCGACGGGTTGGTGGCGTGGAGGTTCCGGTCGTTGGACACGGCGTAGACGCCGCCGGCCCCGATGGCGCCCGGGTTGACGCCCGGCGGCGCCAGCGCCGTGGCGCCGGTGCTGTACGCCCACTTCACGGCGCCGCTCGTGTCGAACGGCCGCGCCGCCACCGTCTTGCCGCTGGAGTAGGCGCTGCCGTTGTAGACGAACGCCGCATAGTAGTAAGTCGTGCCGTTGGTCAGGCTGAGGTGCTCCAGCGAGTCGTACTCGCCGGCCGTCCCCGCCTGGTCCGCCAGCAGCGTGCCGTCCGTGGGGCTGGTGGGATACGTGTCGGTCCGATAGCGAATCCGGGTGGTGGTGTAGCTCCCCGCCGGGTTCACCCACTCCAGCTTGTTGCTTTCATTCGTCGCCGTCGCTGTCAAGTAAACTACATCCGCCGGTGTGCCAGTGCAGGCACCTAGCTGGGCAACGTGGGTGATGCTGATGTCATCCACATACCAGCCCTCAGAAACCGTATTGCCGTTTGTTGAGAAATTAAATCGGATAATAATCGTAAGTCCGTTGTAGCTACTCAAACTGACCGAATAACTATTCCATGTTAGATTGTTCCCAGTAAAACAACCAACTCCGGTCGCGTAGCCGCATGCATCCGCCGAATTACGAAACGTGCTAGGGTATCCTGGTGTCGGCGTCAATTGCGTCCAACTACTGCCGCCGTTGGTGCTGATTTCAACGACCCCACCGTCATAACGGCTTTGGATATTGAAGGCTGTCCAGAAGCTCAGGGTGGAAGATTGTCCCGCAGTTAGCGTCAAACTAGGCGTCCGGACGTTGGCGCACAGATTGTTTGAATAGCCCGAGAAATAACTGTAGGTGCCTGAATGTCTCCGGGTGCTGGAGATACTCCACAAGCCATTCATTGTTAACGTCGGATCCCCAGATTCAGCCCCGGCGCTCCATGTGGTATCTACAATTGGGCCCGTGGACATTCCGGATTGTTCGACGGTGTTGGATTCAGACACACCATTACTTTCGTCGGTCGCCCGGACAACGTAATAATAGGTAGTCGCCGGCAGCAAGCCATCCGTGTCCTGATAAGTGGTCCCGGTGATACCCACCGCAATCCGGTTAGACAGGCTCGGGGTGAATCCCGTCGAAGTGCTTCGATATATTGAGTAGGTCACAGGTCCACTGCATTGCGCGATCGCTGCATCCCAACTCAACTCCAGTGTGCAGCCGGTTCCGCCTGGCGCCGAGACTGAACCCAAGCCATTGAACATTGGTGGTAAATTACATGCGCCTTGTACTGTGGCTGACGCTTCAACTGAATAACCGGAATCGCAGGCGCTGCTGCCGCTGCCGTACGAGGTGACGACGTAATAGTAGGTGAACCCGCCGGAAAGGTTGTTGTCGCTGTAATCGGTCGTGGGTGCGCTGACTGTAGATAGTAAGGAGTAAGGCCCACCCGACGTGGTGGAGCGATACACTTTGTATTGAACGGCACCGGTCACTGAGTTCCAGTCCAGGTAGATGCTGTTGTTGTTGGCCAATGCACTAAATCCGGATGGGGCACTGAGCGCCAAACAGGAAACGCCGCTCATCACC
Coding sequences:
- the amrA gene encoding AmmeMemoRadiSam system protein A; the protein is MNPLSNDIRTECLFLARKTLHAHVRRQQASDAYRPAHPELELPCGAFVTLKRGGELRGCIGYVEAIKPLWETIVDCTVSAASHDPRFPPVAPDELAAITIEISVLSPMRDVADLAEIVVGRDGLLISTGFRRGLLLPQVATEYGWDREEFLRHTCRKAGLPDDAWRKGARIQAFTADVFGESEA
- the pgsA gene encoding CDP-diacylglycerol--glycerol-3-phosphate 3-phosphatidyltransferase, whose amino-acid sequence is MNLANYLTLLRIFSIPFLVTVLLTEFPNKEIWGIGLFLAASVTDVLDGYIARRRRQVTTMGILMDPLADKLLVTSAFIILVQLHLVPAWMVVIIIGREFAVTGLRNLASSEGLIIRASALGKTKMVFQVVAVCLILAGARFGGIWLLLGKISLWLVLVIAVSSMVHYFFVFWRKIDAHRKKRIRLKRKLFQRRQNRVIREARSEPSVE
- a CDS encoding PQQ-binding-like beta-propeller repeat protein; the encoded protein is MSNPLTAGASTLVRQYYVDGWHPNNSSTTNSSAVPVDGFNPSSALVKATLINGAWDMNPGQYGTGTTRELPPDWDTGRDLPNNAEGFGRVDLEHSLFPGSGWGDDASRKLAVYDVTPGLQTGQTHTYTFYLANANDPLIVTLVWTDPWAAAASGTRLINNMDLEVYAPGGTRYYPNRKDWTGGTQDSINNVEQVYVSSPASGEWSITVRGTNVPGNGTSGTNTQPYALVMSGVSCLALSAPSGFSALANNNSIYLDWNSVTGAVQYKVYRSTTSGGPYSLLSTVSAPTTDYSDNNLSGGFTYYYVVTSYGSGSSACDSGYSVEASATVQGACNLPPMFNGLGSVSAPGGTGCTLELSWDAAIAQCSGPVTYSIYRSTSTGFTPSLSNRIAVGITGTTYQDTDGLLPATTYYYVVRATDESNGVSESNTVEQSGMSTGPIVDTTWSAGAESGDPTLTMNGLWSISSTRRHSGTYSYFSGYSNNLCANVRTPSLTLTAGQSSTLSFWTAFNIQSRYDGGVVEISTNGGSSWTQLTPTPGYPSTFRNSADACGYATGVGCFTGNNLTWNSYSVSLSSYNGLTIIIRFNFSTNGNTVSEGWYVDDISITHVAQLGACTGTPADVVYLTATATNESNKLEWVNPAGSYTTTRIRYRTDTYPTSPTDGTLLADQAGTAGEYDSLEHLSLTNGTTYYYAAFVYNGSAYSSGKTVAARPFDTSGAVKWAYSTGATALAPPGVNPGAIGAGGVYAVSNDRNLHATNPSAAGGDWPRAGGYTWEPMAMNGPAQDRPAVVPTALVSGADEVAFVGSQDGYVYAADAETGAPLWTSASLGEVVQAAPSAMFTAYGGAYDLVFAATRNATSENKVYALNPATGATLFSFNNGGGSNAMGIISGGVLVDYDTNRVYFASRAKGGGSSHTVWCLSFNGSAFAKVWSQPLGDIDGVPVVWNGRVFVGTNAGVVYCLDAADGSTQWSYNTGTGTPVKAYLFPTYTATPHRLFFSTSNNVYCITDDGGANYTVRWAVTDIPSPSTPLFLFGTSYIYVGASDGRLYQINITTGAHASVELAPGASPVPVVGSPAYDYVNRMVYVGTDTGVMYAVSVPLP